In Quercus robur chromosome 10, dhQueRobu3.1, whole genome shotgun sequence, a genomic segment contains:
- the LOC126703478 gene encoding long chain base biosynthesis protein 2a, producing MITIPYLTALTTYFSYGLLFAFGQLRDFFRKIFDWCRASNLQGYAPICLGLEDFYIRRLYLRIQDCFGRPIASAPDAWFDVVERYSNDNNKTLKRTTKKSRCLNLGSYNYLGFAASDEYCTPRAIESLKRFSPSTCSARVDGGTTTLHTELEECVANFVQKPAAIVFGMGYVTNSAILPVLMGKGGLIISDSLNHNSIVNGARGSGATIRVFQHNTPSHLEKVLREQIADGQPRTHRPWKKIIVVVEGIYSMEGELCKLPEIVAICKKYKAYVYLDEAHSIGAVGKSGRGVCELLGVDTADVDIMMGTFTKSFGSCGGYIAGSKELIQYLKYTCPAHLYATSISPPAAQQIISSIKVILGEDGTSRGAQKLARIRENSNFFRSELQKMGFEVLGDNDSPVMPIMLYNPAKIPAFSRECLKQNVAVVTVAFPATPLLLARARICISASHTKEDLVKALEVISRVGDLVGIKYFPAEPNKQQQEKGMIKVD from the exons ATGATAACGATACCGTATTTGACCGCGTTGACCACCTACTTCAGCTACGGCTTGCTCTTCGCTTTCGGTCAGCTCCGTGACTTCTTCAGAAAAATCTTCGATTGGTGCCGCGCTAGCAATCTTCAG gGATACGCGCCGATCTGTTTGGGACTCGAAGATTTCTACATTCGTCGTCTCTATCTTCGTATTCAG GACTGTTTTGGACGACCCATAGCAAGTGCACCTGATGCTTGGTTTGACGTGGTCGAGCGTTATTCCAATGACAACAATAAGACACTAAA GCGAACCACAAAGAAAAGTAGGTGTCTCAATTTGGGATCGTACAATTATCTAGGTTTTGCTGCATCTGATGAATATTGCACACCCCGTgcaatcgagtctttaaaaagGTTCTCCCCAAGTACTTGTAGTGCTCGTGTGGATGGAG GGACTACAACATTGCATACTGAACTGGAGGAGTGCGTCGCAAACTTTGTTCAAAAGCCAGCTGCCATAGTATTTGGCATGGGCTATGTCACAAACTCTGCTATTCTTCCAGTCCTGATGGGAAAG GGAGGGTTGATAATTAGTGATTCGCTAAACCACAACTCAATTGTAAATGGTGCTCGGGGCTCAGGAGCTACAATTCGAGTTTTCCAACATAATA CACCATCGCACTTGGAGAAAGTTTTGAGAGAGCAAATTGCCGACGGACAACCCAGGACCCATAGACCTTGGAAGAAGATTATTGTTGTTGTGGAGGGAATATACAGTATGGAAGGGGAACTCTGCAAGCTTCCTGAGATTGTTGCAATATGCAAAAAGTATAAG GCATATGTCTACTTGGACGAGGCTCATAGCATTGGAGCAGTTGGAAAATCAGGAAGAGGTGTCTGTGAACTCTTGGGAGTGGACACTGCTGATGTAGATATCATGATGGGAACATTTACAAAATCTTTTGGGTCATGTGGTGGTTATATTGCTGGATCCAAG GAGCTTATACAATATCTTAAGTACACTTGTCCTGCTCATCTGTATGCAACATCGATATCTCCTCCAGCTGCACAACAAATCATATCTTCCATAAAAGTTATTCTTGGAGAGGATGGTACTAGTAGAG GCGCTCAGAAACTTGCACGAATACGTGAAAACAGCAATTTTTTCAGATCAGAGCTGCAGAAGATGGGTTTTGAGGTTCTTGGAGACAATGATTCTCCTGTAATGCCTATAATGCTTTACAATCCAGCAAAAATCCCTGCCTTTTCCCGGGAATGTCTCAAGCAGAAT GTGGCTGTTGTGACAGTTGCTTTTCCAGCTACCCCATTACTGTTGGCCAGGGCACGAATTTGCATATCTGCCTCTCATACCAAGGAAGATCTTGTGAAGGCCTTGGAG GTTATCAGCCGAGTTGGTGACTTAGTGGGTATTAAATACTTCCCTGCTGAGCCCAACAAGCAGCAGCAAGAGAAGGGCATGATTAAGGTGGATTGA
- the LOC126703479 gene encoding uncharacterized protein LOC126703479: MPETHPPENQLNGVVGGPNTPLVLASSDTTTTTVGSKRQRRPSVRLGDIGGDQPYDSHVRRTTHNHTHSNSNNHNHNSNNINNSNSNSKHWKLTMKDPTNSNSNSNSNSNNPISDVDEREGNLDSVAIGSWKVKDSKRRGLSAKRVRSNWVSRADECGIVGIGGGGGGGGSGGGSGSGGNGNGGAGVEGDEKYSGGEDIDDGYREFDVENSESPLKEQSPIHSLENLGVDGNERELVYRRPFRGGGVRENIDGVELSGPSDSGDRNENGGGGRRGKCGEDGVRIWLNGLGLSRYAPVFEIHEVDDEVLPMLTLEDLKDMGINAVGSRRKMYCAIQKLGKGFS; the protein is encoded by the exons ATGCCCGAAACACACCCACCAGAGAACCAGCTAAACGGCGTCGTCGGAGGACCCAACACCCCTCTGGTCCTCGCTTCCTCCgataccaccaccaccaccgtcGGATCCAAGCGCCAGCGCAGACCAAGCGTCCGATTAGGCGACATCGGTGGAGACCAACCCTACGATTCCCACGTGCGCCGCACCACACACAATCACACCcacagcaacagcaacaaccacaaccacaacagcaacaacatcaacaacagcaacagcaacagcaagCACTGGAAGCTCACTATGAAGGACCCCACAAACTCGAACTCCAATTCCAACTCTAATTCCAACAACCCCATCTCAG ATGTGGATGAGCGTGAGGGGAACTTGGATTCTGTTGCGATTGGGAGCTGGAAGGTTAAAGATTCCAAAAGGCGAGGTCTTTCTGCGAAAAGGGTTCGATCCAATTGGGTTTCCAGGGCTGATGAATGTGGTATTGTTGgtattggtggtggtggtggtggtggtggtagtggtggtggtagtggtagtGGTGGTAATGGTAATGGAGGAGCTGGTGTTGAAGGTGATGAGAAATACAGTGGGGGTGAAGATATTGATGATGGGTATCGAGAATTCGATGTGGAAAACTCGGAAAGTCCATTGAAAGAGCAAAGCCCAATTCATTCCCTTGAGAATTTGGGTGTGGATGGAAATGAGAGGGAATTGGTTTATAGGAGACCCTTTAGAGGAGGAGGGGTTAGGGAGAACATTGATGGGGTAGAGTTGTCCGGGCCGTCGGATAGTGGTGATAGGAATGAGAATGGTGGAGGTGGGAGAAGAGGGAAGTGTGGAGAAGATGGTGTGAGGATTTGGCTTAATGGGTTAGGCTTAAGTAGGTATGCACCGGTGTTCGAAATTCATGAGGTGGATGATGAGGTTTTGCCAATGTTGACACTAGAGGATCTCAAGGATATGGGGATAAATGCGGTCGGGTCGAGAAGGAAGATGTATTGCGCAATTCAGAAGCTTGGGAAGGGGTTTTCATGA